The DNA region aaaaatagtatattctttcaagtcacttgcaaaagaactttaaaaacttgggataaaacacaaaaatttacggTAAACTACACCAATTGTCCCTAAGCTttgtttaaaattacattttagtcacccaactttcaaaagttacataatagtcactaacattatcaaattgttatattttgatcACTTGTTCGTTAACTACCATTAAGAGAATGACGTGACACattaatttaaatagtttatTACTAATTTAGCCCTTCAactatagctaaaattttattttaatacttttaaaagaaaattaaccataattctaaaaaaaataaaaaattttcttaaaaattacagtaaaatatttttaaaaattattaaaaatatatttttaaaaaataaatctgctattgattttttttaatctttttctcCTTAATAAATCAAAGCTAGTTTTccattaaaacaaaaccaaaccaAGTTCATTAAAATTAAAGCTTACATTCAAAGAAACTCTTTTTTGGTGATTCATGGTTGGTTTTTTGGAAAAATTGGGCTCTTTTCAATAATGAGGAAACATttccattttcaataaaattttcaatttgataAGAATTATTTAATACAATGAGATACTAATCTTACTTATTGAAGATGATCTCGAGTGCAACTCTAAAAGCACTCATTtcaataaaattatgattttattactTTTGAAATACAGTCAAGCCAAAGAAACAACACATTTacagtaaataatttttttctttttgcatctCTCTTTGGCCgcaaagaagaagatgaagacaaTGAGCTCATTTCATAATTTCTCCACCTGGAGACGTGTTGATTGCTTTggggttttattttaaattaaaatttcactttttatcttttatttattcccataaatttttttaaaaaaattattttctaaaattttaaaactcatgAAATCCTTgttcaaaacccaaaaatttataCTAAAAATTCTAAACTCAAAATTGTTTAATCTATTaacttaaatattaaaacttattagggtattaaaaaataaaatcttcaaATGAGAAAGTTTGCAATAGTTAACGGGTGCAAAAATGAGTAATCGAAATTTTATAATAGTGATTACACACCATCAAAAGATACGAAAGCATAGGAGATGCGAAAATCAGTATTCACTAAAGTAGaagaaaataattaaccatttaaattaatgTTCACATCatcatttaatagaaaaaattaatagaaaaactaatttgtacgttttaaaatatatagaaacTAATATAACTATTTTTCTAATAGAAAGTTGAAATGCAATTCCTGAAATGCAATTCtaagaatttaattgtacttTTACTTGTGTTTTAAGGGTGAACGAAATCAAGCTTTTGTTTAATTATTTGAGCCTATAAAGAGGTGTAGTACGTGGACTAGACACTTCAAATATACTACGTTGGGGCTGATCTATTTTCCCACTATCGTGTAGAAATTGCACTttcttaatatataaaaattaataattattcttTTATGTTCCCTTATGAATGTAGTAATTATAAGTAATCTCTTAGTCTCTGATCAATGCTTTCAAAGTCAGCAATCCACTTGACCTACCACTCTGCAAATTTAATCCATTGCATACATTTGAGCACTAAGATTTAATTACGGGTCAAAAGTAAATGATTCAACTCGTgcaattatttttaatcaaaaatTTATACTCAGTGAGTTTAAGCCCTTTGAAATATGTTCAAAATTTGCATCAATATTATCAAAGTGAAAAAACttgattcatataaaaatatttgttgcTCCAGCTCATGGCTGAACAAATAAACTTAGATTTGATATTTAAACATCTAACACGTATGAACAGGCTCTACACTTTGGGTCGAATATGGGaatataatcattaattattGGAACGTGTGCCTTCCACACTCTTTTGTTTATGATGTAGTCGCAATCGTATTCATTGTGAATACACTCACACCATTACAGATTTTTCTGTATAAATTCTATCCATCAAAGGCGTGTGTCCTCCACAAGCCTTCTTATCTCACCAATATTCTAATTCTTGCCCTTAtattcttgcttttgttcatcatGGCTGCCTCTCAATCTCTTCAACTTTCATCGGTTAACAACGTTGAAATACCCGTACACATCATACACACTGAAGAAAACCAGATTCAGGAGCCTGCTGTTGATGAATTCGATTACTCCCAAAGAGGACAATGGCTTCGAGCCGCTGTTTTGGGAGCCAACGATGGGTTGGTTTCCGTTGCATCACTAATGATGGGTGTCGCCTCAGTTAAAGAAGATATCAAAGCTGTAATTGTTGCTGGCTTTGCGGGTCTGGTCGCCGGTGCTTGTAGCATGGCCATAGGAGAGTTTGTATCCGTATGCACCCAAAGGGATGTAGAGATAGCTCAAATGAAAAGAGAGAAGCTAAAAGGGTCATCAAAGAGTGATGAAAATGATGAGAAACTGCCTAATCCTGCACAAGCTGCTGCCGCGTCGGCTTTGGCTTTTGCAATTGGTGCGGTGCTTCCACTATTGGCTGCTGCTTTTATAAGGCAGCCTATGGTGAGGATGGCTGTGGTTGTTACGGTGGCTAGCGTGGCCTTGTTGGTGTTTGGAGTGGTGGGTGCTTTGCTTGGGAGAACTCCCGTGGCGAAATCTAGTGCCAGGGTGCTTGTAGGTGGATGGATGGCAATGGGTACCACTTTTGGGCTCACCAAGTTGATTGGTTCCAATCATGGGATGCAAATTTGATTTGTTTTTGCTTTGCTTTTGCTTCATTGTAAATTGTTTCTTCTCTCAAATTTGGTTCATGGTTAGTTTCATGAATTTCGTAAGGATTAAACTTGTTTGTCCGAACCATGTCTAAAAATGTCGATAAGAGACGATTGTAAAATGCAGTTGATGTTTTATCAATAACTTTGCTAGTGTCGTGTGTTGCCAACAATATATAAGATCAATGatcataaaatcatttttttctaaataatttcACCATGTTTGTAAATTGCTTTTTTTCACAAAAAGAAGAGCACAATTATAAAGAGACTTTCTCTCATTCTTTCAAAactataatgattttttttttcatatttttaccatGAATTATATTAGATAGATACCATGATTGCATTTTTCAACAGGgacattaatttaaaaatttatatgttgCCACTAGAAAATTGGGTTGGGTGAAGTAAAGGTAATGGTTTGCAAATTAAAGAAATTTATCTAAACAAGATTCTCATCAGTAGTATTAAAAAACTACAAAGTGATTATCTCATTCTATTTTGAAATGAGTTTAGTTGATAATTGTGTATACCGTAAGTTCAGTAAGAATAACTATATTTTATAGGTTTCATATATCAATGACATAATGCTTGCCAACAATGATATAGGCATGTTGCATGAAACTAAGAGgttcttagaaaaaaaaaatttgagatgaaagatcttagtGACACAACTTTTGTATTAGGGATTTAGATAGATCAAAAGTATTCTCAAGGTATTCTTAGTTATCACAAAGTGTCTATATTGAAAATGTATTGATGAGATTAGATATGCAAGATAGTAAATAAAGTGATATCCTTTATGTTAAAAAGAGATAAATTCAGTCTACTAGATCAATaccctaaaaataattttgagattaaagaaatgcaaaaaaaaaattcccatGCTTCAGCAATGGGGAGGTTTAATATATGCTCAAGTTTGCACGTGTCTAAACATCACATACATTGTTAGAATGTTGGGCAAATATTTCAGCAATTTGACAATGGATCACTAGAAAGTAGTCAAATGATTCATATGgcatattaagaaaaaaaatgttacaTGATCACATATCAAATGTCTGATAACTTAGAAATTGTCAGGTACACAAATTTAGGTTTTTTTGGAAAATAGATGCAAATTTTTATCACTAGGTTGTGAATTGTGACAAATTGTAGTGATTTTTTCTAATAACAACATGAGCATATCAATGTCGAAGTTCATAGACTTTAAACTCTTGTTTATTAAAGAAAGAGCTCAGGATAGTCAGATGTCTATAAAAAATATTCGAACAAACTCCATGACTATGGATCCGCTACCATTCAAGGTTTTTTCATGAGTACCCTGCTCATATAGGTGTCATGTCATTCGAGGGCATTCAGTTTTAATaggaatttgtaattttaaatgcTTCTAAGTTATGGGGATATGATTTAGCTACGATATATGTAGTGAAAGCTATATTGGTTGTACGCTAACATAATTAAAGGATGCGATTTTCGAAAAACCTTATTATTATGATAGTAAAGTTTTGAGCTCATAAAATTTATATTGTGACATGTAATTATaagataatatatatgtgtgcGTGTGTTACCCAAATGAGATATAGTTCGATAATATGGCCATCAcatatatgataaaaaataattatatattatttactatcataaaaatgttaacccaaattaaaaatatctaataTGGTTAAGGCATATTAagatttagttattaaataaaatacaagtcGAATATGTATGGATGCTCAACTTATTTCTAATTAATGTGCAAAAATTGTATATTAGGATTATGATGCCTTTAGTATCTTAActtcatgaaaaaaaaatccaCTTCCTCTTAAAAAAAGGTGTGCAAATTTGAGAGATCAAAActacaaaatttaaatatttcaacatactattaaattcaagtacactttcacatatcatttttattcttaatgatttaatataacAATTTCTTGgttattaaatttaaagtttcaaCCATTATAATTTAATACTACTGTTATTTTAATTGGATCGAAACCGATCAAGATACCTGTCCAGAGAATTGTTTAAACTgtgttttaatcaatttagttacATCCATCAGATCAATCAGGTCTACGAACCGAAGATCTGATACCTTGTTTAAAAAAGTCTAAAGACATCCATAAATGTAGTGACAGCAAGAGGAATCAATGTAGGTGGAGAGCAAAAAAGTTCCATACTTAACGTGAAAACTGAGGAATTTAATTTTGGAATCAACAATTGTGGGGAAGCTGTAAGGATCAGCCCACAAAAGGAAAATAAAGCTTCCAAACATCATAAAAGCTGATATGAATATATACGATTTGAAAAGCataatcttttcctttcttttgcagttTCCATGAAAGTAGTTCACACAGCCAATAAAGAGGTGTAGTATGTGGACTACACACTTCAAATATACTACGTTGGGGCTGATCTATTTTCCCACTTTCGTCTACACATTGCACTTTCTTTATATTGTCTATATTCTTCCCTTATGAATATAGTAATTATAAGTGATCTCTTCGTCTCTGATCAAATGCTTTCTAAGTCAGCAATCCATTAGACCTACCACTGCCTGCCATctttacaaatttaattaatcCTTTGTATATATTTGAGCAATTCGAtttaattatagataaaaaataaatgatttaaaattttgtgtattGACATGATGGTTAAGGTGATTACTACTCTAAATTTAGTTTAAGTTCGAGTCGTACTAATCATATTAGTGTACGTTAACATTTTATCTTTCTATTATAACtcaccaaaattaaaagaaaactacCTAACAGATTTAGAATTCCAATAGTAATATATGTGAtcttgtaatttatattttatatatctatTGGATCATACATTATATTCATATTCAAATATCTCACATGCATGAACAGGGTCTACACTTTCTTAGATTTGGGTGGAATAGTATACTGGAATCCAATTATTCAAGAAATGAACTAAAAACCGATGgggaatataataatttattattagaaCGTGTGCCATCGTATTCATTGTGAATCCACTCAAACCATTACAGATTTTTCTGTATAAATTCTCTTCATCAAAGGCGTGTGCCCTCCACAAGCCTTCTTATCTCACCAATATTCCAATTCTTACTTATATATTCTTGTTTTTGTTCATCATGGCTGCCTCTCAATCTCTTCAACTTTCATCGCTTAACAACGTTGAAACACCGATACACATCATAAACACTGAAGAAAACCCGATTCAAGAGCCTGCTGTTGATGTATTGGATTACTCCCAAACTGGACAATGGCTTCGAGCTGCTGTTTTGGGAGCCAACGATGGGTTGGTTTCCGTTGCATCACTAATGACGGGTGTGGCCTCAGTTAAAGAAGACGTCAAAGCTGTAATTGTTTCCGGTTTTGCAGGTTTGGTAGCCGGCGCCTGTAGCATGGCCATAAGAGAGTTCGTATCTGTAGACACTCAAAGGGATGTAGAAATAGCTCAAATGAAAAGAGAGAAGCGAGAAGGTTCATCAACGAGGGATGAAAATGATGAGAAACTGCAATCGGTACGGTGCTTCCACTATTGGCTGCTGCTTTTATAAGGCAGCCTAAGGTGAGGATGCTGGTGGCTAGCATGGCCTTAAGGGTGCTTGTTGGTGGATGGGTACTGCTTTTGGGATCCAATCATGGGATGCAAATTTGATTGGTTTTTGCTTCTTTTGTAAATTGTTTCTTCTTTTAGACTTGGTTTAAACTTGTTTGGACTCTCTATGGAATGCCAATTTCTTACTATTGTGAAATGCAGTTGAAGCTTTATCAATAATCTTGCAAGACCCATCTGATGTCGATGATATAAAGGATCTATTACTCCATTCCAATAAactataaattcaattcaatcctaAAGTATCAAACTACTCACCTCAATCTTACCATAAGTAAGCAATTAAATATACAACAAtctattatttaatttggattatagaaacacaaatcgtGAATTCTAAACTatttaaagttaattttattattcccctttttactcgaggattccggtacgacATTAGCTACGGAATAAAACAAGTAAAATACATTAATGTTACACAATTCAATCTtcatattaaattttcaatttttacaatatattagcttaaacttcaatttagtctctaaaccgagactaattttaacctccacatttaactttatatttttgtactaatttcactctaagataaatttatttctctatattttaattctatccctaaattttgatttttttctcaatttagtctctattgctcaaaatcaacaattatctccacaatttagtcattttccacttctaacttaaaaatctatctatttaatccctaGTACTTAAACTTTTCAACAAtgacaacatctaaaatcttgaacaatactaaTAATTTCAATATAAGTCAGGTAATTTTAAGTACtagtgtagcgacgtaaaaaatttgctttcggtcgctaattgaggTGATTTATTGGAAAATTTGAAAAAGGAATTTCGATTTTAAAGagaaaagggagtcgccaccgatcctttttcctaggtgtgattggacacctaataaatcctcttttttaaaagaaaatttattttttaaacaaaaagaaggccgagtttaggtctacgtcaaaagtcggagaaaaaatagggttcgggagtcggttacgcacgaggaaggtattagcaccctcgcgacgcccaaaattggtatctctttaaacatgtgttgtcttaattttcgaaaatgcgagttcaatataatatttaatcgtgatccgattaaaacacgagaaatttcaagtttttCGGTTTCTTTTGAGAAGGATGTTCTATTTTTAATACGAGCCGAttaatattcacccaacatagcgatgaaatcgacggcttaatgttaaatcggtacgttgccttatttgttgaaattaattaaaaagtatgagtaaaacattattataataaGAATTCGTAAATAATGCAAACAATGAtgcaattaaaaaatattaaaaactaagaatattaaaacaacaataacaatatttacaagaaaataaaaataatgtactattaatataataagaaaaataatgtatttataacaataatagaaaaataacaatatatacataaaaatatatatatacatatatatgtgtatatacatgttaataatgatgaaaaagaataataattatactaataatagtGGTAATGGTAATGATCAATGAGTAATGAAGTAAGTATAAGTATGTACAAAAAGATATATGTATaccaaataatacataataatattaaaataaaataataagcaacaatagtgaaaataataagtataataataaatataatgatatataaaaataatactatatataaaaagtatatatatacatgtataataagatatacactaatattaataataaatataataggggtaaaaatagatataataataacatgtacATAATACGgtattaaaatacatatattgtagcgacgtaaaaatttagCTTGgccgctaattgtggcgatttagtgaaaacttgaaaactgaagtttgattttttttaaaaaaaggaatcaccaccgatcctttttcctaagTGTGATCAGACACCTATtagatttctttttttaaaacaaaaggatggctgagtttaggtctacgtcaaaatccagagaaaaagtagggttcgggagtcgattacgcgcgaggaaggtattagcatcctcgcgacacccaaaattggtatcttataaacacgtgttgtcttgatcttcaaaaatacaagttcaatgtAAGATTTAGTCGTAATCCGattgaaacacgagaaattttagttttttcggTTTTTTTAGAAGAGCATACCGCTTTAACATGAGTCGATTggtgttcacccaacatagcggtGAAATCGGCGACTtagtatgtaacgccccaaaaattgggctTAGAAGAGTTGgactttgagtctgggattcggatagaagaaaacctgaatattgagaagttttgaatattactagtgtttaaaaatatatatattgataaaatatttatgttagtactaatattttaatttttatgaaaattattatcattataattattagatacaaatatatttataaaattattgttgttaatttagtgtttaaattaacatattattagaaaattttacagtatctatttttattgatttatggaaattataattattattattaggaaaaatatatatattatcgtatttgaaattttcattattatggttattattattattattttagtttttaaataaaatatgaatggcTTATAGTATGGGAAAAAGTCCAggctcggcccatagctttagcgaaattttcaaattttgcctcttaagagaatctgggcagtaggccttattaataactTGGGCTGAGTTTTAGCATAAAGAAGCACctggcccagtggctaagcaCGCTAGGAGGCCGTGGGAagtgcctgggttcaaggcacggcgcgcgcaaattgggtttttttttagtaTGCAGGTTGCGGTTGGAATAGGCCTTAAAAGAAGTTACGAATGAAGTTTGACACAAGGAGAGCCTGTGGCGCAGTGGCAAGCAACGTATGTGTGTGTTTAATAGGTCGCAGGTTCGAGATGTACAGCAGGCAAaaatttcctttttgtttcgcaagTAACCGGAGcttcagcaggtaaggtttataaatAATTGTGACCGTATATAAGTAAAAAGAGAAGCATGGTGCATTGGCCGGCGGCACGGGCGAAGGCACAAGGGCAGACGGAGGTCTGGGGTTCGAGCCTCACCTCGCGCACGGAAGGCTTGGATTTTTGCTGCTCACGTGGGGGAGAGTCagagtttgaccgaaactctcCTAGCCATGGCTTGAGTCGGTCAAGCGGTGGACTACAGCTGATGGTGCAAGGAAGTTGGATAGGATTTAAATTGGTGGGGGCTGAAATTTAGGAGAAAAGTATGGAATTTAAATTTGGGAAGGAATTTATGTCGAAATAAGACTTATGGCAGAGTACCAATCTGGCTATAGGCAATTAAATGCCGAAAAACTCTTAAAATTTTGGTGTTAGTCTTGGGTATTTTTAAGTAACTAATAGATTTAGGTTGGGGCTATTCATATCTACGATTATTTTTGAGATCGACCTTCATTGTTTCTCCTCTCTTCTCCCCTCTCTTgcattcatattttcttttctctatagTCGAACCCATACTCCTTTCTTTCTATCTTTtcccttattttcctttcttcattaTTTCTCAAAAAGCTGAATCTTGCTATAGCCGAATCTCTatccttttccctttttctttcaaaaGCCGAAAACCTTCATATCTGGGGTGTAGGAAGCCGAATCATGGGCTACTTGAACCTGTCTCTTCTGACTATGGTAGATCGGGATTAGAATCATAGATAAGACTACTCTCTTGGGCAGAACAACGATTGGTAAGTATTCGAATCACTTGTGTTAGTTATTCA from Gossypium hirsutum isolate 1008001.06 chromosome A04, Gossypium_hirsutum_v2.1, whole genome shotgun sequence includes:
- the LOC121203269 gene encoding vacuolar iron transporter homolog 2, translated to MAASQSLQLSSVNNVEIPVHIIHTEENQIQEPAVDEFDYSQRGQWLRAAVLGANDGLVSVASLMMGVASVKEDIKAVIVAGFAGLVAGACSMAIGEFVSVCTQRDVEIAQMKREKLKGSSKSDENDEKLPNPAQAAAASALAFAIGAVLPLLAAAFIRQPMVRMAVVVTVASVALLVFGVVGALLGRTPVAKSSARVLVGGWMAMGTTFGLTKLIGSNHGMQI